Below is a genomic region from Maridesulfovibrio ferrireducens.
GCTACAGCAACTTTACACTCACGCAGAAGCAGTTTTGAGAATTCAACTGAACCTAAGTGTTTAAACTGTTCAGGAATCTTGGCCCAAATGAACTGTGTAGCCTTCGGAGGAGTGACATCCCAACCGATGCGCTGCATCCCTTCGCAGAGTGCATCACGGCGATCTTGATAGATGTCCATCATTTCTCTGACACATTCCTGCGGTCCGCTTAAAGCGGCGCAAGCAGCAATCTGGATAGGCTGAAAAAGTCCGTAATCCAGATAACTTTTAATGCGGGTCAGGGCCTGTACCATTTCTCTGTTACCGCAGCAGAATCCAACGCGCCAGCCGGGCATTGAATAGCTTTTGGACAGGGAGAAGAATTCAACTCCAACATCTCTTGCGCCTCTGGCCTGAAGAAAACTCGGAGCTTCGTATCCGTCAAAAGTAAAGTCCGCATATGCAAAATCATGTATAACAAGCAGATCATTTTCTTTGGCAAAATCAACAATTTTTTCAAAGAACGGAATGTCTGCCGTGATACCTGTCGGGTTGTGCGGGAAATTGATTATTAAAACTTTCGGCTTAGGCCATGTCTGGCGCATTGCCATTTCAAGGTCTTCAAAGAAGTCCCTGTCGTGAGCCATTGGTATAGTTCTAACATCTGCGCCTGCTATAATACTGGCGTAAGGATGAATAGGATATGATGGATCCGGGGCGAATACAACATCACCAGGGGAAAGCATGACCAGTGCTAAATGCGCCAGCCCTTCTTTGGCGCCCATGGTAACGACGATTTCCTGATCGACATCCAGTTCAACGTCGAATCTTCTCTTGTACCATTTGCCCATTTCATTACGAAGACCTTTGATTCCCTTTGACGCACTATATCTATGGTTGACCGGCTTCTGCGCCGCCTCAACTAATTTATCGACAATGTGTTGGGGGGTAGGAAGGTCCGGGTTCCCCATACCCAGATCAATGATATCTTCGCCTTGGTGGCGTAGCTGCATCTTTAATTCGTTCACTTTGGCAAAGACATAAGGGGGCAGCCTGTGAACTCTTGGAAATTTATCCATGGTCATTACTCCTGAAAATAATATATAATACTCGAAAAGCATTTGTAACCGTGCCACTTACTACTGTCAAAGCTAATATGTGCACATAGTTATTGAGCTGATTATGTTGTGATTATTAATTTTTTCTAAATTTATGGAGGTATATTTTCGTTAAAAGCGATAATTTACGAAGATAAATTGGTAAAACTGTTATTTGGTTGAACTTTTGATTGTGGCACAAGGGGGTACCTAGGAGTAAAAAGTGATATTTAAATGTATTTTTTAGTGAGAGTGTTGACATAGAAAAAAAATCAGGATTAATTACATTATAAATAAATTTATTAAAAAAAATAATTTTATGGTATTATTATCTGGCATCAAAGTATGTCCAAGGAGGTCTCGGTGGCAATTTCAAAGAAGTTTTTGAAAAGTAAGCCTGTCTGCAAGGTTCGATTCGAAGTTCCTAAGACTCAGATTGAAAATGGTGAGACCATTTATCTGGTGGGCGATTTTAACGACTGGGATATAAGCTCAATGCCCATGAAGAGGCTTAAGAGCGGCAATTATGCTGTGACAGTTGATTTGGAAGTAGGACACGATTATAAATTCCGCTATTTGGCCGGCGAGAGTATTTGGTTTAATGATTCAGAAGCTGATGGATTTGAAGCTACTCCTTATGGAGATGGAGAAAATTCAATAGTCAGTCTTTAAACTTTTTTTTAGTTTTTCCGGAGGGGATTTGATTGATCCTTCTTGACCTTGGACCCTCTTTTTTTTAGCTTCACTCTTTCCGGCATTCCAAAAGTGATTATTATTGCTTCAGGGGATTTAAGTCTACTGCCGGGATCTATCGTGAAGTAAAAAAAGGGGGACACATGGTACAGAAAGCTGAGAAGATTTGGTTTGATGGCGAACTGGTCAACTGGGATGATGCTCAGGTCCATGTGCTGACTCATACTTTGCATTACGGTGCAGGCGTTTTTGAAGGCATTCGGTCCTATGTTTGCGTTGACGGAAAATCCGCTGTCTTCAGACTTAAAGCCCATGTGGTAAGACTTTTTGATTCCGCTAAAATTATCGGTATCAAGATTCCTTTTACTATTGAAGAAATTACTGATGCTATTATTGAGACTTTGAAAGTTAACGGTCTCAAGGAAGGATATATCCGCCCTCTGGTGTTTATCGGAGACGGAGTCATGGGAGTGCATCCCGGTTCAAATCCCATCAGAGTTGCCATTGCGACTTGGCCTTGGGGAGCTTATCTCGGTGATGACGCTCTTGAAAAGGGTATCAGGGTAAAAACTTCTTCGTTTAGCCGGCACCATGTTAATGTAATGATGACCAAGGCTAAAACCTGCGGTAATTACGTTAATTCTATTCTTGCTAAGGTCGAAGCTGTTACCGATGGGTATGATGAAGCTCTTATGCTTGATACTCAGGGCTATGTTTCTGAAGCTACCGGTGAAAATATTTTTATAGTTAAAGATAGTATCATTAAAACAACTCCCCTTACTTCTGTGCTTCCGGGTATAACCCGCGCAAGTCTGATGCAGGTCGCTCGCGATCTCGGCTATGAAGTCGTGGAACAGCTATTCACCCGCGATGAATTATATATTGCTGACGAGGCTTTCTTCTGCGGCACGGCTGCTGAAGTAACTCCTATCCGCGAAGTGGATAATAGAGTTATCGGCGAAGGCAAATGCGGTGAAGTGGCTAAGTTGCTTCAAAAAGAATATTTCAATGTCGTTAAAGGCGGAAACGAAAAGTACGCTGACTGGCTTAATTACTACGAAATTTAGTATATATTAGATGTCCGGGACTGTCGGTCCCGAGTCCCGGACATCTGATAATCTATAGGGACCACATACGGACTTGCCTGCATAATGAGTACATCTAATCTGACAGCAAAATATCGCCCTCAAACCTTTGCGGAGGTTGCGGGGCAGAACGCCGTCAAAACTATTCTTTCCCGTGCCGCGGCACAGGATAAAATTGCCCCTGCTTATCTTTTAAGTGGAACGCGCGGGGTCGGCAAGACTACTATTGCCCGAATTTTTGCAAAGGCGCTTAATTGCGTCAATGCACCAACAGCAGAGCCTTGCAACGTCTGTGAGAACTGCCGCCAGATTACAGCGGGCATCGGTGTTGATGTTATTGAGATAGATGCCGCTTCTCATGGTAAAGTTGATGATGCCCGCCGTCTTAAAGAAGATATCGGTTATGCTCCAATCGAGTTTCGTTATAAAGTTTTCATAATAGATGAAGCGCATATGCTTACTACTCAGGCATTCAATGCGTTGCTTAAAACTTTGGAAGAACCTCCGGGCCATGCGACCTTCATCATGGCGACAACGGAAACTCATAAGTTTCCTGCAACCATTATAAGCCGTTGTCAGCATTATGTTTTTAAAATGCTTACAAGCTCAGAACTTACTGCGCATCTTTCGAAAATTTTGCAGAAAGAAAACATCGAATTTGAAAGCGGTGCGGTTGATCTTATCGCTAAAAGAGGGGCAGGCAGTGTTCGTGACTCCATGTCTCTGCTCGGACAGGTTCTTGCTCTCGGCAGTGAGAAACTGCTTGAGTCTGATGTTCGATCAATACTCGGACTTGCTGGACGGGATGTCTTTTTCTCGCTGATGCAGGCTATCCATTCCCGTGATCTTGTTTCAGTCGGTGAAGTTGTTAAGCAGGTGCTTGACCGCGGGCTGGACTTAGGATTTTTTATTCGCGAACTGGGTTCTTGCTGGCGCAATATGTTTCTGCTCGGACAGTCCGGCGAAAGGGCTATTCCTCTTCTCGATCTTTCTTCTGAGGAAGCTAAAGAATTTATGCACTGGGCTACAACTTTTGACCGTTCTTTTGTTCATGCCTGCTGGCAGATGACTGTGGACGGTCAGCGTAAAGTTATGACCAGTCTTGAGCCTGCAATGGCGCTTGAACTTTTATTGCTTAACATGGCGAGCCTGTCTGATCTTATTTCGGTTGAAAGAGCGGGAGCTTTGGCTTCTGCCGGTTCCGCATCCAGTCAGATGACAGCTCCGGCCCCCAAAACAGTTCAGCCAGTAGGTGAAGTTCCTCCTTGGCAGAACGCACCGCAGCAACCTGTACAAGCTGCTCAGCCTAGACAGTCTCAGGGAACATTGCAGGGTGGTCCTCCACCTCATCAGCAAAATGGTACGCAGGGTAGAGGCGCGGTACAGGGTAATCCTGTTCCTGCGTCCAGCAGACCTATGGGGCGCAGTGAATCCGGCAGCCCTGCAGGGCATGGAGCTTCAAGTGAAATGGGATCAGAAGATTCCTCTCTTCCTGACGATGTTCATCAACCTGATGCTAATAATTTTCATGAACCGGAATTCGAAGTTAATTCAGACGTAGTATCTGATTCTCATATTGAGACAGAGTCTGAAAATCCGGCTCACGGTGAGATTGAAATTACTGCCTCTCCTGCTGTGAACGGGCCGCGTGACTTTGAAGGATTTCTAAAGTACGTGAGCGAAAGCGGTGCAAATGGTTCCGTTACAGGTCTTGCCAATTGTAAAGGTCTGATAAATGGCAATAAGCTCGTGCTTACCTGTGCGAATCCATTTCATCATAGTCAGGTCGGATCACGTGAGTGCAAGGTGGTCATTAACAGGCTGGCAGCGGAATATTTCGGTTCGGATATGGAAGTTGAAATTGTAGTAAACAGCAAGGGTGTGCGTAAAAGCAGACAACAACTTCGTGCTGAAGTTGAAGTTCATCCTGTTGTTGTACGTGTGGTAGATGCATTTGGCGCATCAATTATTTCTGTGGACCCTCGTAGAGATGTTTAGATTAAGGAGAATATAATGAAAGGTATGAATGATTTAGTACGTCAGGCTCAGGTTATGCAGCGCAAAATGACTCAGCTTCAGGAAGAACTTAAAGAAAGTGAAGTTGAAAGTTCTGCCGGTGGCGGAATGGTGACAGTTAAAGTCAACGGTTCTTCTGAAGTATTGTCCATTACTATTGATCCTACTGTTGTAGAATCCGGTGATGTTGAAATGATTCAGGATCTCGTTTTGTCTGCAGTAAATGATGCTAACAAAAAAGCAAAAGCAATGATGGATTCTGAAATGGCTAAGATTACCGGCGGAATGAATATCCCCGGCATGATGTAATCCAGCGCTTTTTTTAGTCGAGTATAAAACAACCGTGTCTTTCTTTTTTAGAAGGGCACGGTTTTAATCATAGAGGTTTATGTGGATAATTTGCCGGCCCCCTTGCGGGTTGTGGCTCAGGAGTTGGCTAAACTTCCGGGGCTTGGTCCTAAATCTGCTTTGCGAATTGCTTTGACTATGCTCAAAATGCCGCGGGAAAAAGTTGCAGGAATAGGGCAGAGCATAATTGATTTGCGCGAGAAACTCTGCGTTTGCGAGCATTGTGCAAGTATTACCGAGTCCAGTCCCTGTCGTATTTGTTCTGATCCAGGCAGAGAGAGCGATAAGCTTTGTCTTGTTTCCGAATGGGATTCTTTGCTGGTTATAGAAGAAATGGGGCTTTACAGAGGATATTATTTAGTTCTCGGCGGTCTTCTTTCGCCTCTTGATGGAATTACTCCGCAGAATCTCGAATTTAATAAGCTTGAAGCGCGTCTTGCAAAGGGTGAAGTTAAAGAGTTGATTCTCGCTCTGGGAGCCACTGTGGAAGCTGAAGGAACTGCGTCATATATAAAAAATATGGTTCAGAATCGTTTCCCTCATATAACACTGAGTCGCCTTGCTCAGGGTATTCCCATCGGGTCTGAAGTTAAACACACGGACAAAGAAACTCTTCGGCAGTCTCTTGAATACCGCCAGAAATTATAGCTTTTTATTTAAATATTTTTCTCCAAGCTACTAAACTAATAGTTTTGATACTATTCACCCTGATAATAATCCCGGTGATCAGCATAAATTAATATGAATAATCTTGATAAGAATAATCTTGATAAGGAAATCTGATGTCGGACATTTTGATTGGTGAAGTTCGAACAGTTGTCTATCATAATGAAGAGAACGGTTATATTGTTGCGCGCATTTCTTCAAAAGATGAGCCTTCACAGATTACTGTTGTCGGCTGTTTAGGACAACTTACTCCCGGTGAATCCGCAGAATTTCAGGGACGCTGGAAGCAGCATGCTAAATTTGGCCGCCAGTTTGAAGCTGATTTTCATGAACGCATTCGTCCGGCTACTGAAGCTGGAGTTATCAGGTTTCTCAAGTCTTCATCTATTAAAGGGATCGGGGAAGCCATTGCAACAGATATGGTTGCCAAGTTCGGTGTAGAAGTGCTGGATGTTTTAGACGAAGATCCTGATAAGCTTTTGAAGATTAAGGGTATATCCAAGAAGAAGCTGGAAGGTATTGTTGAATCGTGGCAGTCCCAGCGTGAAATTAAAAATCTGATTATTTTTCTGCATACTCATGAAGTTCCGCCTACCTATGCCACGCGTATATTTAATCTTTATGGCGCACAGTCTGTCAAAAGAATCAGTGATAATCCTTATGAGCTGGCTTACGACATTCGCGGCATCGGTTTTAAAACAGCAGATACCATGGCCCTTAAGCTGGGGTTTGCCCCGGATTCTCCTCAAAGAATAGAAGCCGCTATTGTTTATTCACTTTTTTCTGTGAGCGAGCGGGGCGGGCATATGTTCAGTCCTCGTGAGAAGCTGGTTGAAGATGTTTCCAAAATGCTCGGCGGGGTGGATCTTTCTTTGATTTCTGACGGAATCAGTGCGCTTGAAGAGAGAAAAAGAATCAGGGTGGAAAGCCTTCCTGAGCAGAATATCGATCAGGCAATTTTCTTGATGCACTTTTACAGATTTGAAAGTGAAATTTGTAAAAGGTTGCACGGACTGGTCAGTCATCCGTCCCCTGTAAGTAAAGAAAAGGTCGAAAAAACTCTGCCGGAAGTTGAAAAAGAACTTGGGTTCAACCTTTCAGACGAACAAAGACAGGCAGTCTTTGACGCGTGCGTAAATAAATTTTTCATTATCACAGGCGGACCGGGAACAGGTAAAACTACAATTACCCGCGCTGTTGTTCTGACTCTCAGTGAACTCGGACTTAAAGTTAAGCTTGCAGCTCCGACCGGAAGAGCCGCAAAAAGACTTTCTGAAGCGACAGGAAGATCCGCATCCACTATTCATAGAATGCTGCAATATACCCCGGATAATGGCGGTTTTTATTACAATGAAGATCAAAAGCTCAAGGCTGATGTTCTGGTTGTCGATGAAGCTTCAATGCTGGATTCGCAGTTATGTCTTTCCGTTTTGAGGGCCGTTCCGTTAACTTGCAGAGTAATTTTTGTTGGTGACGTGAATCAGCTTCCGTCAGTCGGTCCTGGTAATGTTCTTTCTGATTTGTTGCAAAGCGGAGAAGTGCCGAGCGCGGTTCTGAACCATATTTTCAGACAGGCACAAGAGAGTTACATCGTCGTAAATGCTCATAGAATTAATGATGGGTTGTTTCCTCTTGGACATCCGGCAGATGCTCCTGAGGCAGATTTTTTCTGGATTCCGCAGGACTCTCCACTCAAAGTGCAGGAAATGATAGCGCAAACTGTTTGTGAGAGAATCCCTGAAAGATACGATCTCGATCCGATGACTGACATTCAGGTGCTTACGCCTATGCACAAAGGTGATGTCGGGACTCAAAAACTTAATGCGCTGTTGCAGGAAAGACTCAATCCTTCAAAGGGTAAAGCTATCAAAAGAGGATTTGTAGAATACAGGGTTGGCGACAGAATTTTACAGTTACGCAATAATTATGAAAAAGAAGTCTTCAACGGTGATCTCGGGCGAGTCATGTATATTGATGCCGAGGCAAACGAACTTACAGCTGAATTTGACGGAAACATCGTTCATTATGAACTGTCAGAACTAGATGAATTGTCTCTGGCATACGCTGTGAGCGTGCATAAATCTCAGGGTAGTGAATATCCAGCTATTGTTATGCCGATAGTCTCGCAGCATTATCTTTTGCTACAGCGGAATTTACTCTATACCGCCTTAACCAGAGCTCGTACTCTGGCTGTTTTAGTAGGCAGTAAAAGAGCTTTCCACATCGGTCTAAACAACATCACAGCCGGCAAAAGGTTTACTAATCTGCGTTACCGGATCAAACAAATCTTTGACGAGAATTTATTATAGCTGGCGTCTTTCGCGCACCCAGCAGTTTCCTTCAATGGACTTAGCCCATTTCTTGAGAGATGCGGCTTGTTCACCTATTTCGAAAAGAGACTGTTCTGGGGTGCAATCAAGTATTGCTAGTGAAACTGAAACCAGAGGGAATCTTGAAACGGTTCCGTCTCGTCCTTTTCCTTCCATCCAGCCGTTTGTATTATCTTTTGCGTTGTAACTGGTTTTGACTAATCTTTTGAAGCATCGGGTTATCGCCAGACAGATTCTTTCCGCTTTATCCGGTGAGATAACCTGAACAAAGTCATCACCGCCGATATGGCCGATAAAATCAGTGTCAGATCCGTGCCGCGCTGTTGCCCATGTTATAATTCGACTGATGAGCAGTATTATTTTGTCACCGCTTTTAAAGCCGTATGTATCGTTGTAGACTTTGAAGTTGTCGAGGTCCGCATAAATAATGCTGTATTGTTGAGATGCTTTCATGCGGCGCTCGATCTCTTGTTCAATCCCCAGATTACCCGGTAAACCTGTCAGCGGGTTTGTCCCTTTCGCCATTTCAACCTGAGCATGTGCAAGAGTATCTAACAGCTTCCGGACAGATACAACGCCGAATAATTTACCGTTTTTTGTTATTATAATATCATCATAGGCTTTGTTTCTTTCTCTTGCCATGGCCTGCGTGGAAACGTTTTCCACGGTGGTTTCCAGATCTACTAAAAGCGGAGAATCATCCATAACTGAAGTGATCGGTTTGTTGGTGTAGAGTGCTACTCCGAATTTACCAGACAGATGTTTGTTTAGATTGTATTCCATAATCAGTCCGCATGGCGCTCCGTTTTTGACAACTGTAACGCTACTGAGTGATTGTTCTTGTTCAAAAAAATCTTGGATGACAGGAACAGGGGTATTTATTTCCACTGAATCAACTGGAGTTGCCAGATTTTTTACGGGTATTCCGCAGATATTATGATCATTTTTTAGATCAGGTGTTTTTTTAACATTAAGAGCTTCTAAACTTAACTTAGGTTTGATTTTGGCAGGTTTTGCGAAAAAGTAGCCCTGTCCGAGGTGAACACCCATGTCCATCATTGCTACAGCTTGAGATTGGGTTTCGATTCCTTCTACGATAAGTTTACCACCTATTTTTTCAGCGAAATCTGTGAAAGTTTCTACTATTGCCCGATTGACCCGGCTCGTTTCAATGTTGTCGACAAAGGATTTATCCAGTTTGATATAGTCCGGCTTAATTTCAGCAATTGACGAAAGACCGGAATAGCCCGTCCCCGCGTCATCAATCGCGACCATGTATCCTTGATTTCTGTAGTGATCCAGAGTCTTACGGAATGTTATGAAATCTTTTACGCTGTGGCGTTCTGTTATTTCAAAGACAATATTTTCCGGTCTAAGACCCCATCTATCAAGTAGAATTTTTGTTTCACCTGATGAAAAATTAGGATCAACAATTGTGCGGGGATGAATGTTGAGAAATAATTTTTGATGGGGATTAATTTCACCGAAGGAGCTGATTGCGGCCTCGCGGCAAATTCTTTCCAACTGGAAAAGTTTACCGAGCTTTTCGGCCATATCAAACAAGGTCAGAGGAGATCGGAAGGGTGAGTTTTGCGGTCCTCTTGCAAGAGCTTCCCAGCCGTGTATTTTTTTTTCAGCCAGATTTACGATTGGCTGGTAGTGGCTGTTTACTTTGCTTTGAGCAATGATATCACAAAATTCTTTACTCAGTTCCATGTTGGAAATGTCAGCATTGTTTTGCGCTTCAAGCCTTGCTTTACCAATTGCTGAGAGAAATCCTGACCATAATTTATTATTGGTCTGGGACGCATGAAAAGATGAATGGCCGCTGTTTATGGTAATTGTATTACCTGTCCGGCTGATCTGGTCGCTTTTTACTAAGTTTTCTATGTTGACCTTGAATTGATAGGCTAATTCTTCAAGAGATAAGCCCGCTTTACATTCCGTGGGATCAAGTAAGAAAAATTCTCCTCCATTGAATGAAAAAATGTGAAATTCATTATGTTGTAAATGTTCATACCCTTCACTTTCAATTCCTGTACGGATTTGAGCTTCAAGATTTTCGGACCATTCGTTGCCATACATTTCCGTTAAAGTTGGAAAGTCTTGAATTGCGAAATATAAAATATTAAGTCTGCCGACATTCTGAATCAAACTTCCAATCCCCGGCCCTTCAAAAAAATTATTATTTTGGTCGGATGGGAAGTTGAATGCGTTAGTTCTTTTTTTGATAAGTCGTAGCATGGCAACATAAGCTCCATTATATATTATTAATTTAATTCATCGCAGTGGATGAACGGACATTACATCTATAATGGATTAGGTTGTTACTGTTAGGTTACATTTTGTTTAAGAAATGTTTGAGCTATTTCTTAAAAGAAGTCGCTGGAGTGTTAACTCTGTTTAATGTAGGTGAATTTTAGGAACAGATTAGTATATGTGGTTGGTTTCCGACTGATATAAATTAAAGGGTCAAAGGTAGAATGCAACAACGTTCAGATATTGCATATTATATAGAAGTATTTCGGCGCAGAAAAAATCATTTTATTGCATCGGCTGCGATTGTGTTTTTGATGGCAGTTCTTTTAGCTGTTTTCTGTACTCCGGTGTATAAGTCCGCAGTTTATATTTTGGTGACTTTTGTTGTTGCGCTTGGAGTAGGGGGCGTAGTTGTAATTGTTCTTGAAGTTCTGGATCGTTCTATTCGACGTCCTGAACAGTTATCGAAAATTATTAAACTACCTATTCTTGCGAGTGTTCCATATTGGGAAACATCAGCCGAGGCAAAAGCAGTTGAGCACCGTAAGTTTTTATCATTACTTGTTATTCTTGCATTTGTTGTGCTTGGAATTGTGATGATTCATTTTTTGTATAAGCCACTGGATGTCATTGCAGTAGAATTTGTTC
It encodes:
- a CDS encoding GGDEF domain-containing protein — translated: MLRLIKKRTNAFNFPSDQNNNFFEGPGIGSLIQNVGRLNILYFAIQDFPTLTEMYGNEWSENLEAQIRTGIESEGYEHLQHNEFHIFSFNGGEFFLLDPTECKAGLSLEELAYQFKVNIENLVKSDQISRTGNTITINSGHSSFHASQTNNKLWSGFLSAIGKARLEAQNNADISNMELSKEFCDIIAQSKVNSHYQPIVNLAEKKIHGWEALARGPQNSPFRSPLTLFDMAEKLGKLFQLERICREAAISSFGEINPHQKLFLNIHPRTIVDPNFSSGETKILLDRWGLRPENIVFEITERHSVKDFITFRKTLDHYRNQGYMVAIDDAGTGYSGLSSIAEIKPDYIKLDKSFVDNIETSRVNRAIVETFTDFAEKIGGKLIVEGIETQSQAVAMMDMGVHLGQGYFFAKPAKIKPKLSLEALNVKKTPDLKNDHNICGIPVKNLATPVDSVEINTPVPVIQDFFEQEQSLSSVTVVKNGAPCGLIMEYNLNKHLSGKFGVALYTNKPITSVMDDSPLLVDLETTVENVSTQAMARERNKAYDDIIITKNGKLFGVVSVRKLLDTLAHAQVEMAKGTNPLTGLPGNLGIEQEIERRMKASQQYSIIYADLDNFKVYNDTYGFKSGDKIILLISRIITWATARHGSDTDFIGHIGGDDFVQVISPDKAERICLAITRCFKRLVKTSYNAKDNTNGWMEGKGRDGTVSRFPLVSVSLAILDCTPEQSLFEIGEQAASLKKWAKSIEGNCWVRERRQL
- a CDS encoding isoamylase early set domain-containing protein, with protein sequence MAISKKFLKSKPVCKVRFEVPKTQIENGETIYLVGDFNDWDISSMPMKRLKSGNYAVTVDLEVGHDYKFRYLAGESIWFNDSEADGFEATPYGDGENSIVSL
- the dnaX gene encoding DNA polymerase III subunit gamma/tau; translated protein: MSTSNLTAKYRPQTFAEVAGQNAVKTILSRAAAQDKIAPAYLLSGTRGVGKTTIARIFAKALNCVNAPTAEPCNVCENCRQITAGIGVDVIEIDAASHGKVDDARRLKEDIGYAPIEFRYKVFIIDEAHMLTTQAFNALLKTLEEPPGHATFIMATTETHKFPATIISRCQHYVFKMLTSSELTAHLSKILQKENIEFESGAVDLIAKRGAGSVRDSMSLLGQVLALGSEKLLESDVRSILGLAGRDVFFSLMQAIHSRDLVSVGEVVKQVLDRGLDLGFFIRELGSCWRNMFLLGQSGERAIPLLDLSSEEAKEFMHWATTFDRSFVHACWQMTVDGQRKVMTSLEPAMALELLLLNMASLSDLISVERAGALASAGSASSQMTAPAPKTVQPVGEVPPWQNAPQQPVQAAQPRQSQGTLQGGPPPHQQNGTQGRGAVQGNPVPASSRPMGRSESGSPAGHGASSEMGSEDSSLPDDVHQPDANNFHEPEFEVNSDVVSDSHIETESENPAHGEIEITASPAVNGPRDFEGFLKYVSESGANGSVTGLANCKGLINGNKLVLTCANPFHHSQVGSRECKVVINRLAAEYFGSDMEVEIVVNSKGVRKSRQQLRAEVEVHPVVVRVVDAFGASIISVDPRRDV
- a CDS encoding aminotransferase class I/II-fold pyridoxal phosphate-dependent enzyme → MDKFPRVHRLPPYVFAKVNELKMQLRHQGEDIIDLGMGNPDLPTPQHIVDKLVEAAQKPVNHRYSASKGIKGLRNEMGKWYKRRFDVELDVDQEIVVTMGAKEGLAHLALVMLSPGDVVFAPDPSYPIHPYASIIAGADVRTIPMAHDRDFFEDLEMAMRQTWPKPKVLIINFPHNPTGITADIPFFEKIVDFAKENDLLVIHDFAYADFTFDGYEAPSFLQARGARDVGVEFFSLSKSYSMPGWRVGFCCGNREMVQALTRIKSYLDYGLFQPIQIAACAALSGPQECVREMMDIYQDRRDALCEGMQRIGWDVTPPKATQFIWAKIPEQFKHLGSVEFSKLLLRECKVAVAPGLGFGSYGDDHVRMALVENRQRINQAVRGMKDLFGCSS
- a CDS encoding YbaB/EbfC family nucleoid-associated protein, with the protein product MKGMNDLVRQAQVMQRKMTQLQEELKESEVESSAGGGMVTVKVNGSSEVLSITIDPTVVESGDVEMIQDLVLSAVNDANKKAKAMMDSEMAKITGGMNIPGMM
- the recR gene encoding recombination mediator RecR, which encodes MDNLPAPLRVVAQELAKLPGLGPKSALRIALTMLKMPREKVAGIGQSIIDLREKLCVCEHCASITESSPCRICSDPGRESDKLCLVSEWDSLLVIEEMGLYRGYYLVLGGLLSPLDGITPQNLEFNKLEARLAKGEVKELILALGATVEAEGTASYIKNMVQNRFPHITLSRLAQGIPIGSEVKHTDKETLRQSLEYRQKL
- a CDS encoding branched-chain amino acid transaminase; this translates as MVQKAEKIWFDGELVNWDDAQVHVLTHTLHYGAGVFEGIRSYVCVDGKSAVFRLKAHVVRLFDSAKIIGIKIPFTIEEITDAIIETLKVNGLKEGYIRPLVFIGDGVMGVHPGSNPIRVAIATWPWGAYLGDDALEKGIRVKTSSFSRHHVNVMMTKAKTCGNYVNSILAKVEAVTDGYDEALMLDTQGYVSEATGENIFIVKDSIIKTTPLTSVLPGITRASLMQVARDLGYEVVEQLFTRDELYIADEAFFCGTAAEVTPIREVDNRVIGEGKCGEVAKLLQKEYFNVVKGGNEKYADWLNYYEI
- the recD2 gene encoding SF1B family DNA helicase RecD2, with the translated sequence MSDILIGEVRTVVYHNEENGYIVARISSKDEPSQITVVGCLGQLTPGESAEFQGRWKQHAKFGRQFEADFHERIRPATEAGVIRFLKSSSIKGIGEAIATDMVAKFGVEVLDVLDEDPDKLLKIKGISKKKLEGIVESWQSQREIKNLIIFLHTHEVPPTYATRIFNLYGAQSVKRISDNPYELAYDIRGIGFKTADTMALKLGFAPDSPQRIEAAIVYSLFSVSERGGHMFSPREKLVEDVSKMLGGVDLSLISDGISALEERKRIRVESLPEQNIDQAIFLMHFYRFESEICKRLHGLVSHPSPVSKEKVEKTLPEVEKELGFNLSDEQRQAVFDACVNKFFIITGGPGTGKTTITRAVVLTLSELGLKVKLAAPTGRAAKRLSEATGRSASTIHRMLQYTPDNGGFYYNEDQKLKADVLVVDEASMLDSQLCLSVLRAVPLTCRVIFVGDVNQLPSVGPGNVLSDLLQSGEVPSAVLNHIFRQAQESYIVVNAHRINDGLFPLGHPADAPEADFFWIPQDSPLKVQEMIAQTVCERIPERYDLDPMTDIQVLTPMHKGDVGTQKLNALLQERLNPSKGKAIKRGFVEYRVGDRILQLRNNYEKEVFNGDLGRVMYIDAEANELTAEFDGNIVHYELSELDELSLAYAVSVHKSQGSEYPAIVMPIVSQHYLLLQRNLLYTALTRARTLAVLVGSKRAFHIGLNNITAGKRFTNLRYRIKQIFDENLL